In Arthrobacter citreus, a single genomic region encodes these proteins:
- the uvsE gene encoding UV DNA damage repair endonuclease UvsE gives MLVRLGYVAMSMNLQNASPSKTMTVTQFLKQKDKEAAIRKLEQIANTNINNCLRLLKHNKGHDISFFRLSSKLIPLANHEEVADWNYIKPLKEGLLELGKFAIANEMRIDFHPDHFVILNSTDEDILKPSLKTLKMHYQLLKGMRINPEQRCVLHIGGGYEDKEKSLEQLIENFSLVPASIQKMLMFENDDTTFTFEETLYACEKLGVPLVFDYHHHLVNHENEDWVKNWGNAVNTWRDSSLPMKMHISSPRDERDIRAHADFVDANLFITFLNEIYGSVDQIDCMIEAKQKDNALFQLMDDMKEHPSVEVINGASFYFKP, from the coding sequence ATGCTTGTAAGACTTGGGTATGTTGCAATGAGTATGAACTTACAAAATGCTTCACCTTCAAAAACTATGACAGTTACACAGTTTTTAAAGCAAAAGGATAAAGAAGCAGCTATTCGTAAGTTAGAACAAATTGCTAATACAAATATTAACAACTGCTTAAGATTGCTAAAGCATAATAAGGGGCATGATATATCATTCTTTCGCCTGAGTAGTAAATTGATTCCTTTAGCGAATCATGAAGAAGTAGCGGATTGGAATTACATAAAGCCATTAAAGGAAGGTTTGCTTGAGTTAGGTAAATTTGCGATTGCTAATGAGATGAGAATTGATTTTCATCCAGATCATTTTGTTATTTTAAACTCTACAGATGAAGACATATTAAAACCATCTCTTAAAACCTTGAAAATGCACTATCAGTTATTAAAAGGGATGAGAATTAACCCTGAACAAAGATGTGTATTACATATTGGTGGAGGATATGAAGATAAAGAAAAATCACTCGAACAACTAATCGAAAACTTCAGCTTAGTTCCAGCGTCCATTCAGAAAATGTTAATGTTTGAGAATGATGATACTACTTTTACATTTGAAGAAACGTTATACGCTTGTGAAAAATTAGGTGTGCCCCTTGTGTTTGACTATCATCATCACTTAGTCAATCATGAAAATGAAGACTGGGTAAAAAATTGGGGTAATGCTGTTAATACGTGGAGAGATTCCAGTTTACCAATGAAAATGCATATATCAAGCCCTAGAGATGAGAGAGATATCCGCGCTCATGCCGATTTTGTAGATGCAAATCTGTTTATTACGTTTTTAAATGAAATATATGGCTCAGTTGATCAAATTGATTGTATGATTGAAGCAAAACAAAAAGATAATGCACTCTTTCAATTAATGGATGATATGAAAGAACATCCTTCAGTTGAGGTTATTAATGGTGCAAGCTTTTATTTTAAACCGTAG
- a CDS encoding holo-ACP synthase — protein MIVGIGLDLVEIERMKEIIISQPRFSKRILTEAEYGIYENLSERRKLEFLSGRFAAKEACSKAFGTGIGKELGFQDIEILNDEKGKPVLTVDLPFIPFLSITHTEHYAAAQVVLQQI, from the coding sequence ATGATTGTAGGTATTGGGTTGGATTTAGTAGAAATCGAAAGAATGAAAGAAATTATTATTTCGCAGCCACGTTTTTCTAAAAGGATTCTGACTGAAGCAGAATATGGAATATACGAAAACTTATCAGAGCGTAGAAAATTAGAATTTTTGTCAGGCAGATTCGCAGCAAAAGAGGCTTGCTCAAAAGCATTTGGAACTGGCATTGGAAAAGAGCTAGGGTTTCAAGATATTGAAATTTTAAACGATGAGAAAGGTAAGCCTGTATTAACTGTTGATTTACCATTTATACCGTTTTTATCGATTACGCATACTGAACATTATGCTGCTGCTCAAGTGGTTTTACAGCAAATCTAA
- a CDS encoding outer membrane lipoprotein carrier protein LolA: MKKKLVAMLLTVMLVLSLAACGTKSKDDVVGSLSNQIEKMNGYKADATLTINNGNDPQKYEVVIWHKKPSYYRVQLKNAKSDQNQIILRNKEGVFVLTPALNKSYRFQSDWPSNSSQPYLPESLVNDLVQDKNATFKTTKEGYVFETKTNYTNRQLLPTQEITFNKKGLTPESVKLLDTDKNVVLDVKFDKVEYNAKFDSDAFDVKKNMTSARLSVPTSTNPENDPNLLVTLYPNYLMNGVVLDDQQEVNTNTGVQVILSYKGDKKSFTLIEQKAKITESGTTMEITGEPVDLGKTVGALSDKMITWSYGGTDFTIVSKNLTQSELIQVAQSVGDTGTK; encoded by the coding sequence ATGAAGAAAAAGCTTGTAGCGATGCTTTTGACTGTCATGTTAGTACTATCATTAGCTGCATGTGGAACGAAATCGAAAGATGATGTAGTAGGTTCTCTTAGCAATCAGATTGAAAAAATGAATGGTTATAAGGCGGATGCAACATTGACAATTAATAATGGCAACGATCCACAAAAGTATGAAGTTGTCATTTGGCACAAAAAGCCTTCTTACTATCGTGTACAATTAAAAAATGCTAAGAGTGATCAAAATCAAATTATTTTAAGAAACAAAGAAGGTGTATTCGTTTTAACACCAGCATTAAATAAAAGCTATCGCTTCCAAAGTGATTGGCCATCAAACAGCAGTCAGCCATACTTACCGGAATCATTGGTTAATGACCTAGTACAGGATAAAAATGCAACATTTAAAACAACTAAAGAAGGCTATGTTTTTGAAACGAAAACAAATTATACAAATAGACAATTGCTCCCAACACAAGAAATTACATTTAATAAAAAAGGTTTAACACCTGAATCGGTAAAATTATTAGATACAGATAAAAATGTAGTGTTGGACGTTAAATTTGATAAAGTAGAATACAATGCTAAGTTTGATAGCGACGCATTTGATGTGAAGAAAAATATGACAAGCGCTCGTTTAAGTGTACCTACATCAACTAATCCAGAAAATGATCCTAATTTATTAGTTACACTTTACCCGAATTATTTGATGAATGGTGTAGTGCTTGATGACCAACAAGAAGTAAATACTAATACTGGTGTTCAAGTTATCCTTTCATATAAAGGTGATAAAAAATCGTTTACTTTAATTGAGCAAAAAGCGAAGATTACAGAGTCTGGTACAACAATGGAAATCACTGGTGAACCAGTTGATTTAGGAAAAACCGTAGGGGCACTATCAGATAAGATGATCACATGGTCATATGGCGGAACAGACTTTACGATTGTTTCTAAAAACTTAACTCAAAGCGAATTAATTCAAGTTGCTCAATCAGTCGGAGATACAGGCACAAAATAA
- the alr gene encoding alanine racemase: MTETPFYRDTWVEVDLDAIEENIKNIVSLYPNHQEIYVALKANAYGHGYVEVAKQALKSGATRLLVAFIDEGIFLRNAGIEAPILVLGATRPEDINVAIEHKLTLTAYNVDWLEGISQNLKNTDGTMIHIKFDTGMGRLGLKTKSEWERAASILRDNPSIKLEGLFTHFATADELNKSYFNQQLKTFYECIEWVKSSGFSPELIHCANSAAAALETNLFNTVRVGIIMYGLTPSLEIKPLLPFTLKPALSLYTKISHIKQLPSNSGVSYGATYFTSDSEWIATLPVGYADGWLRDMQGFSVLVEGEKAEIVGRVCMDQCMIKLSKHYPVGTKVTLIGENKDGAVTAEDVATHMNTINYEVTCLLNYRVPRVYKKNGNIKSVSNYLVSD; encoded by the coding sequence ATGACAGAAACACCATTTTATCGCGACACTTGGGTAGAAGTGGATTTAGATGCAATTGAAGAAAACATCAAAAATATTGTATCGCTTTACCCAAATCATCAAGAAATTTATGTAGCTTTAAAGGCGAATGCATATGGACACGGTTATGTTGAAGTAGCTAAACAAGCATTAAAGTCTGGAGCAACAAGATTATTAGTCGCTTTTATTGATGAAGGGATATTTCTGCGTAATGCAGGAATAGAAGCACCAATTTTAGTTTTAGGTGCAACTAGACCAGAGGATATAAACGTCGCAATTGAGCATAAATTAACTTTAACGGCATATAATGTTGATTGGTTAGAAGGTATTTCTCAAAATTTAAAAAATACTGATGGTACAATGATTCATATTAAATTTGATACCGGGATGGGTAGGTTAGGCTTAAAGACAAAATCGGAGTGGGAACGAGCAGCATCAATCTTACGAGATAATCCATCGATTAAATTAGAAGGATTGTTTACGCATTTTGCTACTGCCGATGAGTTAAATAAATCCTATTTTAATCAGCAATTAAAGACATTTTATGAATGTATCGAATGGGTTAAGAGCAGTGGATTTTCGCCTGAGTTAATTCATTGTGCGAACAGCGCAGCGGCTGCATTAGAAACTAACCTATTTAACACAGTTCGAGTTGGAATTATTATGTATGGTTTAACTCCATCTTTAGAGATAAAGCCATTGCTGCCATTTACATTAAAGCCCGCACTATCGCTTTATACGAAAATCTCACATATTAAACAGTTACCATCGAATAGTGGTGTAAGTTATGGAGCAACGTATTTTACTTCTGACTCAGAGTGGATTGCTACATTACCAGTTGGTTATGCAGATGGATGGCTAAGAGATATGCAAGGCTTTTCTGTACTAGTAGAAGGTGAAAAGGCAGAAATCGTTGGTAGAGTTTGTATGGATCAGTGTATGATCAAGCTTTCAAAGCATTATCCTGTTGGTACAAAAGTGACGTTAATAGGAGAAAATAAAGACGGAGCTGTTACGGCTGAGGACGTGGCTACACACATGAATACAATCAATTATGAAGTAACTTGTCTTCTAAATTATCGGGTACCAAGAGTGTATAAAAAGAATGGAAATATTAAGTCAGTCAGTAATTATCTAGTATCAGATTAA
- a CDS encoding antitoxin endoai produces the protein MSELNATTEITVRLPKHVVSELDGLVKQENGNRNEYIYQATKMFLKDRKRRQSREHMRRGYMEMAKINLLISSESFYAESEADSKVERLVSGG, from the coding sequence TTGTCCGAACTAAATGCGACAACTGAAATAACAGTACGTTTACCAAAACACGTAGTAAGCGAACTAGATGGATTAGTAAAGCAAGAAAACGGTAATCGAAATGAGTATATTTATCAAGCGACTAAGATGTTTTTAAAAGATCGTAAAAGACGCCAAAGTCGTGAACATATGCGACGCGGATACATGGAAATGGCTAAAATCAACTTATTAATATCTTCTGAGTCATTCTATGCTGAGTCTGAAGCGGATTCTAAAGTGGAGCGCTTAGTTAGCGGGGGGTAA
- the ndoA gene encoding type II toxin-antitoxin system endoribonuclease NdoA, with product MIVKRGDVYFADLSPVVGSEQGGVRPVLIIQNDIGNRFSPTVIVAAITAQIQKAKLPTHVEIDAKKYGFERDSVILLEQIRTIDKQRLTDKITHLDDEMMDQVDEALQISLGLVDF from the coding sequence TTGATAGTAAAACGTGGCGACGTATATTTTGCAGACCTTTCCCCTGTAGTTGGCTCGGAACAAGGTGGAGTTCGTCCGGTTCTCATAATACAAAATGATATCGGTAATCGTTTTAGTCCTACCGTTATAGTCGCTGCGATTACAGCACAAATCCAAAAAGCAAAGCTTCCAACACATGTTGAAATCGATGCTAAAAAATATGGATTTGAACGTGATTCGGTTATACTACTAGAGCAAATTCGAACGATTGACAAACAGCGATTAACCGATAAGATAACACATCTTGACGATGAGATGATGGATCAGGTTGATGAAGCGTTGCAAATCAGTTTAGGACTTGTTGATTTTTAA
- a CDS encoding RNA-binding transcriptional accessory protein: protein MSQQLINKIASDLSITLKQVATVIELKEEGNTIPFIARYRKEKTGSLDEVQIHSILEKYEYAVNLQTRKDEVIRLIDEKGKLNDELRKSITLATKLQEVEDLYRPYKEKRRTRATVAKDKGLEPFAEWLFSMPKEGMLAEEALKYINIELEVSTADEVIQGGKDIIAEWIADDATYRKWIREVTFKKGTIDSTVKDADKDEKKVYEMYYEYSEPIARIVPHRILAMNRAEKEDILRVAVQSPFDEIISYLERKVMIKETFVRPILKEVVEDAYKRLIQPSIEREIRKELSEKADSHAINIFSENLRSLLLQPPLKGKIVLGVDPAFRTGCKLAVVDETGKVLKIDVIYPHPFKGEREEVQRNKREQAIAKIKDILIKYKIEMIAIGNGTASRETELFISEILKEMKNSIYYVIVNEAGASVYSASELAREEFPNFQVEERSAVSIARRLQDPLAELVKIDPKSVGVGLYQHDVSQKSLNESLTFVVETSVNQVGVNVNTASVSLLQHVSGLSKTVAKNIVNYRDEKGKITNRKELKTIPRLGAKTYEQCIGFLRVVEGDEPLDRTSIHPENYVQVKKLLKQLNFSTNQIGSKELKEKLKTLNLEEISEQLDIGLITLNDILASLTQPERDLRDELAAPILRQDVLQIEDLKIGMELEGTVRNVVDFGAFVDIGLKNDGLVHISRMSSKFIKHPLDVVSVGQVVKIWIAEVDQKKQRVGLSMLPIEAKEKVKA, encoded by the coding sequence ATGTCACAGCAATTGATTAATAAAATAGCATCTGATTTATCTATTACTTTGAAACAAGTAGCTACTGTCATTGAATTAAAGGAAGAAGGAAATACAATTCCCTTTATTGCTAGGTACCGAAAAGAAAAGACGGGTTCTCTTGATGAAGTTCAAATTCATTCGATTTTGGAGAAATATGAGTATGCTGTAAATCTTCAAACACGAAAAGATGAAGTAATCCGTTTAATTGATGAAAAAGGAAAGTTGAATGATGAATTACGTAAAAGTATTACGTTAGCAACAAAGCTACAAGAAGTAGAGGATTTATACCGACCATATAAAGAAAAAAGAAGGACTCGTGCTACGGTCGCAAAAGATAAAGGGTTAGAACCATTTGCAGAGTGGTTATTCTCGATGCCAAAAGAAGGCATGTTAGCAGAAGAGGCATTAAAATACATAAATATTGAACTTGAAGTTAGTACAGCTGATGAAGTTATTCAAGGTGGAAAAGATATTATTGCGGAATGGATTGCAGACGATGCTACATATCGAAAGTGGATTCGTGAAGTTACATTTAAAAAAGGAACAATTGATAGTACTGTAAAAGATGCTGATAAAGACGAAAAAAAAGTTTATGAAATGTATTATGAATACTCTGAGCCAATTGCAAGGATTGTTCCACATAGAATATTAGCGATGAATCGTGCAGAGAAAGAAGATATTTTAAGGGTTGCAGTTCAATCGCCTTTTGATGAAATCATTTCATATTTAGAAAGAAAAGTTATGATAAAGGAAACTTTTGTGCGACCAATTTTAAAAGAAGTTGTTGAGGATGCTTATAAACGATTAATTCAACCTTCAATTGAAAGAGAGATTCGTAAGGAATTATCCGAAAAAGCTGATTCTCATGCAATTAATATTTTCTCAGAAAACTTACGCTCACTATTGCTACAGCCACCATTAAAAGGAAAAATCGTTCTTGGAGTTGACCCTGCATTCCGTACAGGTTGTAAATTAGCCGTTGTAGATGAAACGGGTAAAGTACTTAAAATTGATGTTATTTATCCGCATCCTTTCAAAGGTGAAAGAGAAGAAGTTCAAAGAAATAAAAGAGAGCAAGCAATTGCAAAAATTAAAGATATTCTTATCAAATATAAAATAGAGATGATTGCAATTGGAAACGGAACAGCGTCTCGTGAAACTGAGCTATTTATATCTGAAATTCTAAAAGAAATGAAAAATAGTATTTACTATGTAATCGTAAATGAAGCTGGAGCGAGCGTGTATTCTGCTTCAGAACTAGCGCGAGAAGAGTTTCCAAATTTCCAAGTTGAGGAAAGAAGTGCGGTTTCAATCGCAAGACGATTACAAGATCCGTTAGCTGAATTGGTTAAAATTGACCCTAAATCTGTTGGCGTAGGATTATACCAACATGATGTTTCTCAAAAAAGTCTGAATGAGTCACTAACGTTTGTTGTTGAAACATCAGTAAACCAAGTAGGTGTAAATGTAAATACAGCATCAGTTTCGCTACTACAACATGTATCGGGCTTGTCCAAAACGGTAGCGAAAAATATCGTTAATTATCGTGATGAAAAAGGGAAAATTACAAATCGAAAAGAGCTTAAAACGATACCGAGACTAGGTGCAAAAACATACGAACAATGTATTGGATTCTTACGCGTTGTCGAAGGGGATGAACCTTTAGATCGTACAAGTATTCATCCGGAGAATTATGTGCAAGTAAAAAAACTATTAAAGCAATTAAATTTCTCAACAAATCAAATTGGTTCAAAAGAACTAAAAGAAAAGTTAAAGACGCTAAACTTAGAAGAAATATCAGAACAACTTGATATTGGTTTAATTACACTGAATGATATTTTAGCTTCATTAACACAACCTGAAAGAGATTTACGAGACGAATTAGCAGCACCAATCCTTCGCCAAGATGTTCTTCAAATTGAAGACTTAAAAATAGGCATGGAGCTTGAAGGAACAGTAAGAAATGTAGTCGATTTTGGTGCATTTGTTGATATAGGATTAAAGAATGACGGTCTTGTTCATATTTCAAGAATGAGTAGTAAATTTATAAAACATCCATTAGATGTTGTTTCAGTTGGCCAAGTAGTAAAAATATGGATTGCTGAAGTTGATCAAAAGAAACAAAGAGTAGGCTTATCTATGCTGCCAATTGAAGCAAAAGAAAAAGTCAAAGCTTAA
- the cmpA gene encoding cortex morphogenetic protein CmpA: MPSWLKTQMQKAFYEKNRYQIKLLNQCWFYYQKIKL; the protein is encoded by the coding sequence ATGCCTAGTTGGCTTAAGACTCAAATGCAGAAAGCATTTTATGAAAAAAACCGTTATCAAATAAAGTTATTAAATCAATGTTGGTTTTATTATCAAAAAATTAAGCTTTGA
- a CDS encoding SprT family protein, producing the protein MDNEEIQKLVEDLSITYFGRPFLHQASFNTRLRTTGGRYLLKNSNIELNKLYYQEHGIEELKGIILHELCHYHLHIMKKGYKHEDKDFKDLLKKVGAPRYCKPLNSIKKITHSYKYKYRCVGCGQDFLRKRKVDTKRFVCGICKSPLKQL; encoded by the coding sequence ATGGACAATGAGGAGATACAAAAATTAGTAGAAGATCTATCGATTACCTATTTCGGACGGCCATTTCTCCATCAAGCTTCCTTCAATACTAGATTGAGAACTACTGGTGGAAGGTATTTATTAAAAAATAGTAATATCGAATTAAATAAATTATACTATCAAGAACACGGAATCGAAGAGCTAAAGGGAATTATATTACACGAGCTGTGTCACTATCATCTTCATATTATGAAGAAAGGATATAAACACGAAGATAAAGATTTTAAAGACCTACTAAAAAAAGTAGGTGCGCCTAGATACTGTAAACCACTAAATTCTATAAAGAAAATAACACATTCTTATAAATATAAATATAGATGTGTTGGGTGTGGACAAGACTTCTTAAGAAAAAGAAAAGTTGACACAAAGCGCTTTGTATGTGGAATATGCAAAAGTCCATTAAAACAATTATAA
- a CDS encoding SH3 domain-containing protein, translated as MRRIKKILVSCLALLSLWVSFFTNPTSTYAANKVYTVTASKLNVRSGPSTTAKLIGTVKKGQFLTVVNKHANGWYKIKFKSKTGFISGKYVIAEFTNVKSLDKSIIVDLRYNTTNNFTGKRIYNFSQAILRTSTAKKLAKANSILKKQGYTIKVWDAYRPLSAQQTLWNAYPNSDFVAKPSPKNIRGHQLGATLDITLCTLDGKEVQMQSKFDDFSSRASRSYKRNSVQEKNYQIMDKAMRQAGFVGYSKEWWHYSDKNQKFKPLQVNPANY; from the coding sequence ATGAGAAGAATCAAGAAGATTTTAGTAAGTTGTTTAGCTCTTTTATCTTTGTGGGTCAGTTTTTTTACAAACCCAACCTCTACTTATGCAGCGAATAAGGTTTACACCGTAACTGCAAGTAAACTAAATGTCCGTAGCGGCCCTAGTACAACAGCTAAGTTAATCGGTACTGTGAAAAAAGGTCAATTTTTAACGGTTGTTAATAAACATGCCAACGGATGGTATAAAATTAAATTTAAAAGTAAAACAGGATTTATTAGCGGGAAGTATGTAATTGCAGAGTTCACTAATGTTAAATCATTAGATAAAAGTATAATCGTTGATTTACGCTATAATACAACGAATAACTTTACCGGCAAACGTATTTATAATTTTAGCCAAGCCATCCTTAGGACTAGCACAGCCAAAAAATTAGCTAAAGCAAATTCCATCCTAAAAAAACAAGGATATACGATTAAAGTTTGGGATGCTTACCGTCCTTTATCAGCTCAACAAACACTTTGGAATGCATATCCTAATTCAGATTTTGTTGCTAAGCCTAGTCCAAAAAATATACGAGGCCACCAACTAGGTGCAACACTAGATATAACATTGTGTACATTAGATGGAAAAGAAGTGCAAATGCAATCCAAATTCGATGATTTTTCATCACGTGCTTCTCGAAGCTATAAGCGAAATAGTGTACAAGAAAAGAATTATCAAATCATGGATAAAGCGATGAGACAAGCCGGTTTCGTGGGCTACTCAAAAGAATGGTGGCATTACTCTGATAAAAATCAGAAATTTAAACCACTTCAAGTAAATCCTGCTAATTATTAA
- the cls gene encoding cardiolipin synthase, with protein sequence MDINFITILLIVNILLAGILIFIEKRDVAATWAWLMILLFIPIVGFLLYLFLGRQLKQKNFYHLSNKERSYLQLAVTNQANQIHNDQRFIQDELLSKHSHLIMMNLKSANALLTTENEIQTFSDGYEKFNSLFEDIQNAEKEINIQYYIIQRDSLGKKLRDELTKKAEKGVKVRVLYDDIGSKKITPSFFKDLIKHGGEVKAFFPSFLRLINFRLNNRNHRKLCIIDGRVAYIGGFNVGDEYLGIDKKFGYWRDTHFRIKGDSVNQIQGRFILDWQQATKQHGHIIEEFTFNNVESIGNTPIQIVASGPNSETEHLKNMYVKLITSAKQSVYIQTPYFVPDASIMDACKIAALSGIDVRIMIPSKPDHPFVHWASLSYAGELLSYGAKILLYENGFLHAKTIVIDQEVASVGTTNIDTRSFKLNFEINAVVYSEKESSNLQNLFLSDCKYSSELTLEKYQARTIFIKIKEAISRLLSPIL encoded by the coding sequence ATGGATATAAATTTTATTACAATCCTCCTTATTGTTAATATACTGCTAGCTGGTATTTTAATCTTTATTGAAAAGAGAGATGTTGCAGCTACGTGGGCATGGCTTATGATCCTACTTTTTATACCAATAGTCGGTTTCTTACTATACCTTTTTTTAGGCAGACAGCTAAAACAAAAGAACTTCTATCATCTTTCAAATAAAGAAAGAAGTTATCTTCAATTAGCAGTTACTAATCAAGCAAATCAAATACATAATGATCAACGCTTTATCCAAGATGAATTACTATCGAAGCATTCACATTTAATTATGATGAATTTAAAATCCGCTAATGCTTTATTAACAACTGAAAACGAGATCCAAACATTTAGTGACGGTTACGAAAAATTTAATTCGCTTTTCGAAGACATACAAAATGCCGAAAAAGAGATAAATATTCAATATTACATCATTCAACGTGACTCGTTAGGAAAAAAGCTTAGAGACGAACTTACAAAGAAGGCAGAAAAAGGCGTTAAAGTACGAGTGCTGTACGATGACATTGGTTCGAAAAAAATCACTCCCTCTTTTTTCAAAGATCTTATTAAACACGGAGGTGAGGTAAAAGCTTTCTTTCCTTCCTTCTTAAGACTCATCAATTTTCGATTAAACAATAGAAATCACAGAAAACTTTGTATTATTGATGGGAGAGTTGCTTATATAGGCGGTTTTAATGTCGGGGACGAGTATCTTGGAATTGATAAGAAATTTGGATACTGGAGAGACACTCATTTTCGAATAAAAGGTGATTCAGTAAATCAAATTCAAGGGCGATTTATATTAGACTGGCAACAAGCTACTAAACAACATGGACATATTATAGAGGAATTTACTTTTAATAATGTGGAAAGTATCGGAAATACTCCCATACAAATTGTTGCTAGTGGGCCAAATTCGGAAACAGAGCACTTAAAAAATATGTACGTTAAACTAATTACGTCTGCTAAACAGAGCGTTTATATTCAAACCCCTTACTTCGTTCCTGATGCAAGCATTATGGACGCTTGTAAAATTGCTGCATTATCTGGAATTGATGTTAGAATAATGATTCCAAGTAAACCTGACCACCCATTCGTACATTGGGCATCACTATCATACGCAGGCGAACTATTATCTTACGGAGCAAAAATATTGCTATATGAAAATGGATTTTTGCATGCTAAAACAATCGTAATAGACCAAGAAGTTGCTTCAGTTGGAACTACTAACATTGATACACGTAGTTTTAAATTGAATTTTGAAATAAACGCGGTCGTTTATTCAGAAAAAGAATCATCCAATCTACAAAACCTTTTTTTATCTGATTGTAAATATTCTAGTGAACTTACACTTGAAAAGTATCAAGCGAGAACAATCTTTATAAAAATAAAAGAAGCTATTTCTCGACTTCTATCTCCTATATTATAA
- the tsaE gene encoding tRNA (adenosine(37)-N6)-threonylcarbamoyltransferase complex ATPase subunit type 1 TsaE has product MEIVLHTNTEEETQAIAFFLGQLVQQKDVILLEGDLGAGKTTFTKGFAKGLEVKRTVNSPTFNIIKEYKGRIPLYHMDVYRLEGSNEDLGFDEYFMGEGVCVVEWAHLIEDYLPNEFLKIIITHEENGRMITFIPNGAKYEFICKELINNDRFSN; this is encoded by the coding sequence TTGGAAATTGTTTTACATACAAATACTGAGGAAGAAACTCAAGCAATTGCATTTTTTCTCGGACAACTAGTACAACAAAAAGATGTAATATTATTAGAAGGAGATCTTGGTGCAGGTAAGACAACTTTTACAAAAGGATTTGCGAAAGGTCTTGAAGTAAAAAGAACTGTTAATAGCCCAACTTTTAATATTATAAAAGAATATAAAGGAAGAATCCCTTTATATCATATGGATGTGTACCGCTTAGAAGGTAGTAATGAAGATTTAGGTTTTGATGAGTATTTTATGGGTGAAGGTGTTTGTGTTGTGGAATGGGCTCATTTAATTGAAGATTACTTACCAAATGAATTCTTAAAAATCATAATAACTCATGAAGAAAATGGTAGAATGATTACTTTTATTCCAAATGGAGCAAAGTATGAATTTATTTGTAAGGAGCTAATTAATAATGACCGTTTTAGCAATTGA
- the tsaB gene encoding tRNA (adenosine(37)-N6)-threonylcarbamoyltransferase complex dimerization subunit type 1 TsaB, with translation MTVLAIDTSTNVMGISLIKDQSVIGETITFINKNHSVRLMPAINTLMEECNIKPKELSKIVVAKGPGSYTGVRIGVTVAKTLAFTLNIPIIGVSSLKVLAANGRFFNGLVCPIFDARRNLLFTGLYDFRGEPTNSVLEDCNIDRSLWVEKLKSYNEQILFIGNDVSLHKEFIIEHLKDQAVFVNASMNNQRPSELFTCSLEESEESVHNFSPEYLRLSEAEANWLASQEK, from the coding sequence ATGACCGTTTTAGCAATTGATACTTCTACAAATGTTATGGGGATTAGTCTAATTAAGGACCAATCTGTTATTGGAGAAACGATAACATTTATAAATAAAAATCATTCTGTCCGATTAATGCCAGCTATTAATACATTAATGGAAGAATGCAATATAAAACCTAAGGAACTATCTAAAATAGTTGTCGCAAAAGGACCAGGCTCTTACACTGGAGTGCGCATTGGTGTAACAGTAGCAAAAACATTGGCCTTCACCTTAAATATTCCGATTATAGGCGTTTCAAGTCTGAAAGTACTAGCTGCGAATGGGCGATTTTTTAATGGGTTAGTTTGTCCTATTTTTGATGCAAGGCGTAATTTATTATTTACTGGTCTTTATGATTTCAGAGGGGAACCTACTAATAGTGTTTTAGAGGACTGTAATATTGATCGCAGTTTATGGGTTGAAAAACTTAAATCATATAATGAACAAATTTTATTTATTGGTAATGATGTATCATTACATAAAGAATTTATTATAGAGCACTTAAAAGATCAGGCTGTTTTTGTGAATGCTAGTATGAATAATCAGAGACCAAGTGAACTGTTTACATGTAGTTTAGAAGAAAGTGAAGAATCAGTACACAATTTTTCACCAGAATATTTAAGATTATCAGAAGCAGAAGCTAATTGGCTAGCTAGCCAAGAAAAGTAG